GCCGGACGCAGCCCCCGAACAGCTCTGGAACAGCTGCTCGATGACCCACTGTTCAATTTCGGCGCTATTGCGGTGACACTGGCTTCAATTCTCAGCCTGGCCTGGCCTATTCTGGCGAAGCTGAGCCTGGAATGGCAAAACTCGATGCGGGTCATCGACCGAGCCTTGTTGGGCCTCATTGCCCTGCACATGGTTCTGCAGCTGGTCGCACCTCGCGGCCGACGATATATTCGCGGTCTGCCCTTTCTGGCCGATATGCTGGTCTGCCTTCCGCTTTTTGCCTGGCTTGCCGGCCTGGCTCTCGAAACCGCCGGTCTGGTGAATAACACACAAATTGACGCGCTGGCCGGCATCCCCGGAATGCGTTTGCTCAGCGGTGTTCGCGTACTGCGGCTGCTCAACACAATTCCCTACTTCTATCTGCAGCGGCAGATGGGCCTTGCTGGCGATCGCGTCCTCCGCTCCGAACTCAAACAGCGGATCATGAACGGCGTCTCCGCGACGCTGGTTTTCCTGGTACTGATCATCGGCGTTCTCTTTGCCCAGGCCACGCGTGCGGCAACGCGCACGCAGCAAACCCTGCGCATCCAGCAGATTCAATTGCAGGCGGCAAACTACGGCGCGCTGCAGGCCAGACTGCTTTTTCAAAACTCTGTTCTATCGGTTCGCAGCGCCGCGGGCGGGGCCATCAATGTTGTTCACAACGACAACTGGCCGCCGGATCGGATTGGCGAGGAACTGCTCTACGGCCGCGATTACATTCAGCTCGACGGGCAGGCCAACGGGCTACGCCCGGGCGAATCCGTACAAATATTCCTCGCCGACCTGAGGCGGCGCGAAGATGCGCAGGAGCTTTTCGTAGTTGCAATGGGCTTCATCGCTGCTGCAGCGGTGCTGTTACTTCTGAACCGCTATCTGGATCGCCTGATACTGGCGCCCGCCGAGCGCGCGGTACGCGTAAGTCAGTTGAGGCTTAAGGGCGAGGAGATCGAGCGCAGCGGAATTTCACAAGAGCCCTTCACCGAGCTTACGCTCTTGATCAACAGCTACGATCTACTCTACCAGAAAATGCGGGCGCCCGCGCGAAAGCTGCTTACGCATTCCACTGCAATCGACAACTTGCCTGAATCACCCGCCGAGTAGGGCCAGCACCAGGCCCTCGCCCTTTTTCAATTCGCCCAGGCTGCGGGCCACAACCGCGCCTGCTTTGCCGCCGGCCTGGTCCAGTTTCTCCGCCGCACCGCTGTGGATCGAAGAGCACAGCAGGTCGCCAGGCGCAACGGGACGCTTCTCGGCATGTACGCGAATTCTGGCTATGCCCGCGACAGCCACATAGAGTCGACCCTGGCTTTCGCCTTCCGACTGTGCATTCAAGACGATGGCCGGATTTTCAACTATCACGCCAAATATTTGTGAACTCTGGGCATCGCGAGATTTCCGCAGCCGATAGTCAGCGCCCTGCGCTTCGATGGCTACCAGGTCGCCAGGACCCAGTACGTCCTTTTCTTCCACTCGCGCCAGCAATGCCACAACACTATCGACGCCGCTGAACCGGGCGCCGCCCTCAACCGCAACCAGGCCTCGCGCCAGCAATGCCAGCTCGCCGCCCTTTACGCCGCGCTCTGGCAAATCGCCGCCAGCAATCAGTGCGTAGTCGCGATCGCTTGCAAATCTTCCGCCGGCGCCCTCGCGGGAAGCGCCGACCACTCCGGCGCCGTCGGCCCCAAGACCCAGGCCCACCACTCCCGCTTCTTTTCCGGCGCCCAGGACGCCTTCCCGTTGGCCTTCGCCGGTCAACCCGGCGCCCTCGCCGCTATTGACGCCAGCAATTGGCGCGTGGGCCAGAGGCGCGGCTTGCACTGCTTTGAATGCCACGCCCGTAGAGCTCGTGAGGCGAATCAAGCCCTGATGGCTGTCAAAATCATGGGCCTTCGGCGCGTAGTCATGGTGGTGTTCCAGGGGCATCCGGGCGTCGGACAATCTGGGATCGTCAGCTTGAACGGCGCGGCCCTGCAACGCGCTGCCGCTTGCCGCCAGTTCTACTATTCCGGCGCGCTCCTCAGTTGCGCGGCGCAATCTGGAATCCGAACCCTGTACTACGACGCCTTCGCGCTCCTCTCCGTCTCTGGCCAGCTCGACAATGCCGCGGGTTTCCGTGGTAGACGGTTGCAGTCGCGGATCGTTGGCCTGCACCGCCGCTTCGGCGGCGTTTTCGCCAGATCGAGCAAAGCGCATAATGCCGGCCTGTTCCACTGTAGCACGGCGCAATCGATGATCATTTCCCTGCACTGCGGCGTTTGGCGCATCTTCGCCGATTTCGGCGAGGCGCACGATGCCCGGCGCTTTGGTGGATGCCAGTCGCAGGCGAGAATCGGAGCCCTGCACGACGACCCCCGGTCTATTTTCGCTATCGGCTGCAAGTTCTACAAGACCAGGCTGTTCCTCTGTAGCAACGCGCAAACGCGCATCATTGCTCTGCACGGCGTGACCGCCGCGTACTTCTCCGTCTCGCGCCAGCCTTACGATTCCGGGCAGGTCTTCCGTGGCATATTTCAGACGGCGATCGCTGCCCTGCACCGCAACGCCGCTGCGGTCTTCGCCATCCGATGCCAGCTCAACGATTCCGGTACTCTCCGTACTCGCCTCGCGTAGCCGGCGGTCAGACCCCTGAACTACAACGCCTTCGCGCACTTCTCCGTCCACTGCGAGGCGAACCATTCCGGAGCGCAGTACAGAGGCATGGTGGATTGGCTCTGAATATGCTCGGCCCGGACTTTCGAGAGCGTCCGGCGAGGCGTAAAACTCAACCTCGATAATTTGCGAGACGAATTTACCCTCGCGAGTGCGTGCGCCTTCGGCTATGCTGAGGCGAACATAGCGCATATTGGTTGGCAGGAAGCGCCAGCGATACCAGACAGCAGCCTCCGAGAGGAAACCGTTTTCTTCAATCAAATGGTGCCAGGCGATGTTGTCCTCGCTGTATGAAAAACTGAATACTTCAGGGAAAAATGTATCGGCATCATCTTTCGAAAGCAATCTGATTTCGGTCAGGCGGTTGATGGCGCCAAGATCGAAGAGCAGCGTCTCCTCTTCGCGTTTTGCGCGGAGACTGCTGGACCATCCGTACTCCGGTCTCAGATCAATGAGATTTTCTTTCACCCAGAGTCGATCCAGTTCGCTGGAAGCCTGTATTTCGACAATGCCGGATATGCTCAGCCGGAACTCGCCGAAGGCGGCCAGATATTTCCCGGTTCGATTCGCTCTGCCGCACAGGAATAAGAACTTGAGATGGCGCGCCGTAATCAGCGGAAAATGCCAGACAGCTGCTTTGCCGCT
This DNA window, taken from Leptospirales bacterium, encodes the following:
- a CDS encoding ion transporter, which translates into the protein MYLMHRAGRSPRTALEQLLDDPLFNFGAIAVTLASILSLAWPILAKLSLEWQNSMRVIDRALLGLIALHMVLQLVAPRGRRYIRGLPFLADMLVCLPLFAWLAGLALETAGLVNNTQIDALAGIPGMRLLSGVRVLRLLNTIPYFYLQRQMGLAGDRVLRSELKQRIMNGVSATLVFLVLIIGVLFAQATRAATRTQQTLRIQQIQLQAANYGALQARLLFQNSVLSVRSAAGGAINVVHNDNWPPDRIGEELLYGRDYIQLDGQANGLRPGESVQIFLADLRRREDAQELFVVAMGFIAAAAVLLLLNRYLDRLILAPAERAVRVSQLRLKGEEIERSGISQEPFTELTLLINSYDLLYQKMRAPARKLLTHSTAIDNLPESPAE
- a CDS encoding discoidin domain-containing protein, yielding MSELVRISHPRVLPIQSWSAPGESKANAGRILRWRSEELDTPGLAACIASFDSIEAFNSISIEADSELLDFFPNTFRFEISNDGRVWEPILQEADYRLISGKAAVWHFPLITARHLKFLFLCGRANRTGKYLAAFGEFRLSISGIVEIQASSELDRLWVKENLIDLRPEYGWSSSLRAKREEETLLFDLGAINRLTEIRLLSKDDADTFFPEVFSFSYSEDNIAWHHLIEENGFLSEAAVWYRWRFLPTNMRYVRLSIAEGARTREGKFVSQIIEVEFYASPDALESPGRAYSEPIHHASVLRSGMVRLAVDGEVREGVVVQGSDRRLREASTESTGIVELASDGEDRSGVAVQGSDRRLKYATEDLPGIVRLARDGEVRGGHAVQSNDARLRVATEEQPGLVELAADSENRPGVVVQGSDSRLRLASTKAPGIVRLAEIGEDAPNAAVQGNDHRLRRATVEQAGIMRFARSGENAAEAAVQANDPRLQPSTTETRGIVELARDGEEREGVVVQGSDSRLRRATEERAGIVELAASGSALQGRAVQADDPRLSDARMPLEHHHDYAPKAHDFDSHQGLIRLTSSTGVAFKAVQAAPLAHAPIAGVNSGEGAGLTGEGQREGVLGAGKEAGVVGLGLGADGAGVVGASREGAGGRFASDRDYALIAGGDLPERGVKGGELALLARGLVAVEGGARFSGVDSVVALLARVEEKDVLGPGDLVAIEAQGADYRLRKSRDAQSSQIFGVIVENPAIVLNAQSEGESQGRLYVAVAGIARIRVHAEKRPVAPGDLLCSSIHSGAAEKLDQAGGKAGAVVARSLGELKKGEGLVLALLGG